A genomic segment from Lutibacter sp. A80 encodes:
- a CDS encoding polysaccharide lyase family 7 protein, with protein sequence MKHFRKEILSMLLLAFLTANVACQAQKSSVSDSDVKTEKKKKGKKKKKNKVKLPMIDLSHWKVTLPVTNEKGRPYEIEPPEILKFAEIDIAKPYMYIDSTRGAIVFHAMPTESKTRNTKYTRSELREQMVPGENNKNWTFAQGGNLKGKLAMAKTTKDSEGKYHRTIIMQIHGRLTNEQRDLIGEDDNNAPPILKIYWDKGKIRVKSKVLKNIHATDEEILHEDAWGDDEGFNFEQKVGFRKFTLEVQVSEGKMVVILNGNEYKVYDDIHIKRWGIFENYFKAGNYFQSRDEGSFSTVRYYELEVSH encoded by the coding sequence ATGAAACATTTCCGAAAAGAAATATTGAGTATGTTATTATTAGCATTTCTAACTGCAAACGTTGCTTGTCAAGCACAGAAAAGTAGCGTTTCCGATTCGGATGTTAAAACTGAAAAAAAGAAAAAAGGAAAGAAAAAGAAGAAGAATAAGGTAAAACTTCCAATGATAGATTTAAGTCATTGGAAGGTTACTTTACCAGTTACAAATGAGAAAGGGAGACCATATGAAATTGAACCTCCAGAAATTTTAAAATTTGCAGAAATTGATATAGCAAAACCTTATATGTATATAGATTCTACAAGAGGTGCTATCGTTTTTCATGCAATGCCTACAGAGTCTAAAACCAGAAACACCAAGTATACACGTTCAGAATTACGTGAGCAAATGGTACCTGGAGAAAATAATAAAAACTGGACTTTTGCTCAAGGTGGTAATTTAAAGGGAAAATTAGCTATGGCAAAAACAACAAAAGATTCTGAAGGAAAATATCATAGAACTATTATTATGCAAATTCATGGAAGGTTAACCAATGAACAACGCGATTTAATAGGTGAAGATGATAATAATGCTCCACCAATATTAAAAATATATTGGGATAAAGGAAAAATTCGTGTAAAATCAAAAGTGCTTAAAAATATACATGCTACTGATGAAGAAATACTTCACGAAGATGCTTGGGGAGATGATGAAGGTTTTAATTTTGAACAAAAAGTTGGTTTTAGAAAATTTACTTTAGAAGTTCAAGTAAGCGAGGGCAAAATGGTAGTTATATTGAACGGTAATGAATATAAAGTTTATGATGATATTCATATTAAACGCTGGGGTATTTTTGAAAATTACTTTAAAGCAGGAAATTACTTTCAATCTAGAGATGAAGGTTCTTTTTCAACAGTACGGTATTATGAATTAGAGGTAAGCCATTAA
- a CDS encoding PKD domain-containing protein: MIYKIIKKFNKSILVLLLMFLGLISCYDSGYEEFVPPTGNVNNIQPNTLFTTSTNPDNNLSMVFRSYSTDAASYLWDFGDGNSSTDANPDYTYAKGGLYTVKLTTTSSDNLVAVDSSDVAPIFVDFNTTSIDSEVTFENLTTGAVSLVWDFGDGDTVEWDLEDTEEDADFNPIHAYKTAETFNATLTATNYLGAEFSVTKNIEGLVLSTVPDFTFITRGFTAEFTDASILAVSYSWDFGDGNTSEEPNPTHIYAGEGTYEVILTTTNDAGVSKSISQFVPIGGIDPTFMATVQNGTADDWTKNTGDNADAWDMTPNSTIEDNTGAVIPSPYRAIWYNSELNDYIDATYGTNEQPGSSSDGTYVDGVKTRAVKLSNSSRRLYQVVAVEPGVEYTFTIDTRSEAEGINTEVFILNNEITTEVGLDMNPENDPSVDAYYNITNDFNSSKGSATENTFTTTTFRFKATANIAVIYVRALKAVDSSNEVFIDNIDIITPEASAGVEATFAAETQNGTADDWTKNTGDNADAWDMTPNSTIEDNSGATIDSPYRAIWYNSELNAYIDATYGTNEQPGSSSDGTYVNGVKTRAVKLSNSSRRLYQVVAVEPGVEYTFTIDTRSEAEGINTEVFILNNEITTEVGLDANAGDDPSVDAYYNITNDFNSSKGSASENTFTTTTFTFTASSNIVVIYVRALNAIDGSNEVFIDNIDIITPGF, translated from the coding sequence ATGATTTATAAAATAATTAAAAAATTCAATAAAAGTATTTTAGTGCTTTTGTTAATGTTTTTAGGTCTAATATCATGTTATGATAGTGGTTACGAAGAATTTGTACCACCAACTGGAAATGTAAACAATATTCAGCCTAATACTTTATTTACAACAAGTACTAATCCTGATAATAATTTGTCAATGGTATTTAGAAGTTATTCAACAGATGCAGCTTCTTATTTATGGGATTTTGGAGATGGTAATTCATCTACAGATGCAAACCCAGATTATACCTATGCAAAAGGTGGATTGTATACCGTTAAATTAACTACTACAAGTTCAGATAATTTAGTTGCGGTAGACTCTTCAGATGTAGCACCTATTTTTGTTGATTTTAATACTACTTCTATAGATTCAGAAGTTACTTTCGAAAATTTAACTACTGGTGCAGTAAGTTTAGTTTGGGATTTTGGAGATGGAGACACAGTGGAGTGGGATCTTGAAGATACAGAAGAAGATGCAGATTTTAATCCAATACATGCCTATAAAACAGCAGAGACTTTTAATGCAACATTAACTGCAACTAATTATTTGGGAGCTGAATTTTCTGTAACAAAAAATATAGAAGGTTTAGTACTATCTACAGTTCCAGATTTTACATTTATAACTAGAGGTTTTACAGCTGAATTTACAGATGCTTCTATTTTAGCAGTTTCATATAGTTGGGACTTTGGTGATGGAAATACGTCAGAAGAGCCTAATCCAACACATATTTATGCTGGTGAAGGTACTTATGAAGTAATTTTAACTACAACCAATGATGCAGGTGTATCTAAGAGTATTTCACAATTTGTTCCAATTGGAGGAATAGACCCAACATTTATGGCAACTGTTCAAAATGGTACAGCTGATGATTGGACTAAGAATACTGGTGATAATGCTGATGCTTGGGATATGACTCCTAATAGTACTATTGAAGACAATACAGGTGCAGTGATTCCTAGTCCTTATAGAGCAATTTGGTATAACTCAGAATTAAACGATTATATCGATGCTACTTACGGTACTAATGAACAACCAGGATCATCAAGTGATGGTACATATGTTGACGGTGTTAAAACAAGAGCTGTGAAGCTTTCTAATAGTAGTCGTCGTTTATATCAAGTTGTAGCTGTAGAGCCAGGAGTTGAATATACGTTTACTATTGATACACGTTCTGAAGCAGAAGGAATTAATACAGAAGTATTTATTTTAAATAATGAAATTACTACTGAAGTAGGTTTAGATATGAATCCTGAAAATGATCCATCTGTAGATGCTTATTATAATATTACAAATGATTTCAATTCAAGTAAAGGGTCAGCAACTGAGAACACATTTACTACAACTACATTTAGATTCAAAGCAACTGCAAATATTGCTGTAATTTATGTAAGAGCATTAAAAGCTGTTGATAGTAGTAATGAAGTATTTATCGATAATATTGACATTATTACACCAGAAGCTAGTGCTGGAGTTGAAGCAACTTTTGCAGCTGAAACTCAAAATGGTACAGCTGATGATTGGACTAAGAATACTGGTGATAATGCTGATGCTTGGGATATGACTCCTAATAGTACAATAGAAGATAATTCAGGAGCAACAATTGATAGCCCTTATAGAGCTATTTGGTATAATTCAGAATTAAATGCTTATATCGATGCTACTTACGGTACTAATGAACAACCAGGATCATCAAGTGATGGTACATATGTTAACGGTGTTAAAACAAGAGCTGTGAAGCTTTCTAATAGTAGTCGTCGTTTATACCAAGTTGTAGCTGTAGAGCCAGGAGTTGAATATACGTTTACTATTGATACACGTTCTGAAGCAGAAGGAATTAATACAGAAGTATTTATTTTAAATAATGAAATTACTACAGAGGTTGGTTTAGATGCTAATGCAGGAGATGATCCATCTGTAGATGCGTATTATAATATTACAAATGATTTCAATTCAAGTAAAGGTTCTGCATCTGAAAACACATTTACTACAACTACATTTACATTCACAGCATCGTCAAATATTGTTGTAATTTATGTGAGAGCATTAAATGCTATTGATGGTAGTAATGAAGTATTTATTGATAATATAGATATTATTACTCCAGGATTTTAA
- a CDS encoding RagB/SusD family nutrient uptake outer membrane protein: MRNIYKNIIVCFSLMALLVSCEEELDLSNPTALSIEELLQTDDGFKLLSNGVLDAYQKVPANEFLLIELRSDNVRANTENGNYPAINAYNVDPNNGDVATYYSNNMSTIKHANTIIDNRFLAPESQQYAVGEAYFMRALCHFNLVRAYQNVPYVDKVLDINTEEARDFPQLPETEVYERIIDDFKTSIAYLDGVEQNRYRPSKGAAISLAAKAYLSQPNPNYSEAELLLASVVENSGAYNYNLLFTERSNAAQFEFNADPTDSSVNLLTDQEYYANLVIDYGHVFGNSISGGYSDGVLDGSWSNNSAYEINNEVIFSIAYDLVSSDNYVTSDSGLDDQVETDSESHSFAMTLQGPSNGVNIASLDFLEVMNPELQPVRFYASIDALSYNPTLETNDTFNAKFPTDGEIGDNDWIVLRYADVLLLYAESILGNNDSTTDPRAVEAFNKVRARAGLEEVANLTKQALLDERRVEFVYENQRLYDLIRFGQADNVLTEFSNENSLFYTSGKKYLPFPQREIDNLPNFYNQNSGY; encoded by the coding sequence ATGAGAAATATATATAAAAATATAATAGTTTGTTTTTCTCTTATGGCTTTACTTGTAAGTTGTGAAGAAGAACTAGACCTAAGTAACCCTACAGCACTTTCTATAGAAGAGTTACTACAAACAGATGATGGATTTAAATTATTATCTAATGGAGTTTTAGATGCTTATCAAAAAGTTCCAGCTAACGAGTTTTTACTTATAGAATTAAGATCAGATAATGTAAGAGCTAATACAGAAAATGGAAATTATCCAGCAATTAATGCATATAATGTAGATCCAAATAATGGAGATGTAGCAACGTATTATTCTAATAATATGTCTACTATTAAACATGCAAATACAATTATAGACAATCGTTTTTTAGCTCCAGAAAGTCAACAATATGCTGTTGGTGAAGCTTATTTTATGAGAGCTTTATGTCATTTTAATTTAGTAAGAGCATATCAAAATGTTCCTTATGTAGATAAAGTTTTAGATATAAATACAGAAGAGGCTAGAGATTTTCCTCAGTTGCCAGAAACTGAAGTTTATGAAAGAATTATAGATGATTTTAAAACATCAATTGCATATTTAGATGGTGTAGAACAAAATAGATACAGACCATCTAAAGGTGCTGCCATAAGTTTAGCAGCTAAAGCTTATTTAAGTCAACCAAATCCAAATTATTCTGAAGCAGAATTGTTGTTAGCTTCTGTTGTTGAAAATAGTGGAGCTTACAATTATAACTTACTATTTACAGAAAGAAGTAATGCAGCGCAGTTTGAGTTTAATGCAGATCCTACAGATAGTTCTGTTAACCTTTTAACAGATCAAGAGTATTATGCTAATTTAGTTATAGACTATGGTCACGTATTTGGTAATTCAATTTCAGGAGGATACTCAGATGGAGTACTTGATGGTTCTTGGTCAAACAATTCTGCATATGAAATTAACAATGAAGTAATTTTTTCAATAGCTTATGATTTAGTTAGTAGCGATAATTATGTAACTAGTGATAGTGGTTTAGATGATCAAGTAGAAACAGATTCAGAGTCACACAGTTTTGCTATGACTTTGCAAGGGCCTTCTAACGGTGTAAATATTGCATCGCTTGACTTTTTAGAGGTTATGAACCCTGAATTACAACCTGTAAGATTTTATGCTAGTATTGATGCATTGTCTTATAACCCAACACTTGAAACAAATGATACGTTTAATGCTAAATTTCCAACAGATGGTGAAATTGGTGACAACGATTGGATTGTTTTAAGATATGCTGATGTATTGTTATTATATGCTGAATCTATTTTAGGAAATAATGATAGTACTACAGACCCAAGAGCTGTTGAAGCTTTTAATAAAGTGAGAGCAAGAGCAGGACTTGAAGAGGTAGCAAATTTAACTAAACAAGCATTGTTAGATGAAAGAAGAGTTGAGTTTGTATATGAAAATCAACGTTTGTATGATTTAATAAGATTTGGTCAAGCAGATAATGTATTGACAGAATTCTCTAATGAAAATAGTTTATTTTATACTTCAGGGAAAAAATACCTTCCTTTCCCTCAAAGAGAAATAGACAATTTACCTAATTTTTATAATCAAAATAGCGGATACTAA
- a CDS encoding TonB-dependent receptor yields MNLKIKLALIAMLLLNVSLIAQESFTIKGTVTSKVDGQPIMGANIIVVGTQKGTSTDFDGNYQIELVSGEILEITYLGFVTKRIPYVSQEVINVQMEEDSAVLDEVVVVGYGDQKQSNVTSSLTKVSGKDIENVSVSRVEDALQGKVAGLRIQTVASEAGGDPKITLRGPGSITGTSAPLIVVDGVVLGTDADILGTIDNNNIQSISVLKDASSVAIYGSRGANGVILITLKEGVSGKTSFSYNSFIGYKYSENNDNFNTTIADERARLDGLQATVSAILPTSERYEDINRYYDNAYAELEAMDFIASLGGGETNWQDEIFEGGFIQSHSLSVRGGTELTSYTASLGFLEDEGIVMSDNFEKINARIKVDSKSRNKKIKFGASLSVNYNDQVKVPTRFTDPLRQMGHIPLYLNEEHLKYVTPFSTEVGTSTDAGKLFENLGVGSYGFSRAFDHTFTVDPNNPRDILRDAETGLPIPSGLTSGGLTLSTTKNVHPLVHYLERSRVKKKLSLNTSAYIDFKLAKGLNFRQSISGVFRHNKNNNSDYLYGQENRDQESFRFEGRDELNQYAVESLLKYKKSFGDHNFNTVFGFEYTRRDFYVQESEAVGYTNDFNNNIAIADGGTTYTDNGTDKLVSYFGRVDYNYNEKYLMQLSARTDGSSRFGTNTRFGFFPAASVGWIMSNEDFLLESDLISFLKLRASYGISGSNEISRNIYESLYRFEETFSTISYNGLTGVKGVTLANQNLGWEKLVEFNPGVDVRFGNGLLNLSLDYYVRKSEDLILFAPVPATYGTDNWLQNIGEVKNSGVEIELNSRIISKENFSWIASGQFSLNRNEVVSLGNNEQIISRIDQDTRPTEFIAKVGQPITSFYGWVYEKEVPLEWIDNPFNRFNNDFANVYVKDLNNDGIIDGEDRTELGSPYPDFTWGFNSDFVYNDFDFSFQWQGSHGAEVRVADLDQLYYASESAVQPVANFPDIDKTVHRRYTDDHIQDASYVTLRNLSVGYTIPASIVSKYNIDRLRIYLSGENLLFFTAKGYEGFNPEAAGQTSDNANTPLTSGYQRGDGPVVKTISAGINFQF; encoded by the coding sequence ATGAATTTAAAAATTAAGCTAGCCCTTATAGCGATGTTGTTGCTCAATGTCTCATTAATAGCTCAGGAAAGCTTTACTATAAAGGGTACTGTTACTTCCAAGGTTGATGGACAGCCTATTATGGGAGCTAATATTATTGTAGTAGGTACTCAAAAGGGTACAAGTACAGATTTTGATGGTAATTATCAAATAGAGTTGGTGTCAGGAGAAATTCTTGAAATCACTTATTTGGGTTTTGTAACAAAAAGGATACCTTATGTAAGTCAAGAAGTAATTAATGTGCAAATGGAGGAAGATTCTGCTGTACTAGATGAAGTTGTTGTTGTAGGGTATGGAGATCAAAAACAAAGTAATGTAACAAGTTCCTTAACAAAAGTTTCCGGGAAAGATATTGAAAATGTTTCAGTATCTCGTGTTGAAGATGCACTTCAAGGTAAAGTAGCTGGTTTAAGAATTCAAACAGTTGCATCAGAAGCAGGTGGAGATCCTAAAATTACATTAAGAGGGCCTGGGTCAATTACAGGTACATCAGCTCCATTAATTGTTGTTGATGGTGTTGTGTTGGGTACCGATGCAGATATTTTAGGTACAATTGATAATAATAATATACAATCTATTAGTGTTTTAAAAGATGCATCGTCAGTTGCAATATATGGTTCACGTGGTGCAAATGGAGTTATTTTAATTACACTTAAAGAAGGTGTTTCTGGAAAAACAAGTTTTTCTTACAATTCATTTATTGGGTATAAATATTCTGAAAACAACGATAATTTTAACACAACTATTGCTGATGAAAGAGCAAGATTAGATGGTCTTCAAGCAACAGTTTCAGCAATATTACCAACTAGTGAAAGATATGAAGATATTAATAGATATTATGACAATGCCTATGCTGAACTTGAAGCTATGGATTTTATTGCTTCTTTAGGTGGCGGTGAAACAAATTGGCAAGATGAAATTTTTGAAGGAGGTTTTATACAAAGTCATTCTTTATCTGTTAGAGGTGGTACTGAATTAACAAGTTATACTGCTTCTTTAGGGTTTTTAGAAGATGAAGGTATAGTAATGTCAGATAATTTTGAAAAAATTAATGCTAGAATAAAAGTTGATAGTAAATCAAGAAATAAGAAAATTAAGTTTGGTGCAAGTTTAAGCGTTAATTACAACGATCAAGTTAAAGTACCAACTAGGTTTACGGATCCATTAAGACAAATGGGGCATATTCCACTTTATTTAAATGAAGAACATTTAAAATATGTAACTCCATTTTCTACAGAAGTTGGGACTTCTACAGATGCAGGTAAATTGTTTGAAAATCTTGGTGTAGGTAGCTATGGATTCTCAAGAGCTTTTGACCACACTTTTACAGTAGACCCTAACAATCCTAGAGATATTCTTAGAGATGCAGAAACTGGTCTTCCAATTCCAAGTGGCTTAACATCTGGAGGTTTAACGTTGTCTACTACTAAAAACGTACATCCACTTGTGCATTATTTAGAAAGATCTAGAGTAAAGAAAAAATTAAGTTTAAATACTTCAGCATATATCGATTTTAAATTAGCTAAAGGTCTTAATTTTAGACAATCTATTTCTGGTGTTTTCAGACATAATAAAAATAATAATAGTGATTATTTATATGGTCAAGAAAATAGAGATCAAGAATCTTTCAGATTTGAAGGTAGAGACGAGTTAAATCAATATGCAGTAGAGTCATTACTTAAATACAAAAAAAGTTTTGGTGATCACAATTTTAATACTGTATTCGGTTTTGAATATACGCGAAGAGATTTTTATGTACAAGAGTCTGAAGCTGTAGGTTATACAAATGATTTTAATAACAATATTGCAATTGCAGATGGTGGAACTACTTATACAGATAATGGAACAGATAAATTAGTTTCGTATTTTGGAAGGGTAGATTATAACTATAATGAAAAGTACCTTATGCAATTATCTGCTCGTACTGATGGTAGTTCTAGATTTGGTACAAATACAAGGTTTGGATTTTTTCCAGCAGCATCTGTTGGTTGGATAATGTCTAATGAAGATTTTTTATTAGAAAGTGATTTAATTTCATTTTTAAAATTAAGAGCAAGTTATGGTATTTCAGGTTCTAATGAAATATCTAGAAACATCTATGAATCTCTTTACAGATTTGAAGAAACGTTTAGCACTATTAGTTATAACGGTTTAACAGGTGTTAAAGGTGTAACTTTAGCAAATCAAAATTTAGGATGGGAAAAATTAGTAGAATTTAACCCAGGAGTTGATGTTAGATTTGGTAATGGTCTTCTTAACTTATCTTTAGATTATTATGTTAGAAAAAGTGAAGACTTAATATTATTTGCTCCAGTACCTGCTACTTATGGTACAGATAATTGGTTGCAAAATATTGGTGAAGTTAAAAATTCAGGTGTAGAAATAGAACTGAATTCTAGAATTATATCAAAAGAAAACTTTAGCTGGATTGCTTCAGGTCAATTCTCTTTAAATAGAAACGAAGTGGTTAGTTTAGGTAATAATGAACAAATTATTTCTAGAATAGATCAAGATACAAGACCTACAGAGTTTATAGCAAAAGTAGGACAGCCAATAACATCTTTTTATGGTTGGGTTTATGAAAAAGAAGTTCCTTTAGAATGGATAGATAATCCTTTTAATAGATTTAATAATGATTTTGCAAACGTTTATGTAAAAGATTTAAATAACGATGGTATTATTGACGGTGAAGATAGAACAGAGTTAGGTAGTCCGTATCCAGATTTTACTTGGGGTTTCAATTCAGATTTTGTATATAATGATTTTGATTTTTCATTCCAATGGCAAGGATCTCATGGTGCTGAAGTAAGAGTAGCAGATTTAGATCAGTTATATTATGCAAGTGAGTCGGCAGTGCAACCAGTTGCAAATTTCCCAGATATTGATAAAACTGTTCATAGAAGATATACAGATGATCATATTCAAGATGCATCTTATGTAACATTAAGAAATTTAAGTGTTGGGTATACAATACCAGCATCAATTGTTTCAAAATATAATATTGATAGATTAAGAATATATTTATCAGGTGAAAACTTGCTTTTCTTTACCGCTAAAGGGTATGAAGGATTTAACCCAGAAGCTGCTGGGCAAACATCCGATAATGCTAATACACCTCTAACGTCAGGTTATCAAAGAGGAGATGGACCAGTAGTTAAAACAATTTCAGCAGGTATTAACTTTCAATTTTAA